A single Oncorhynchus nerka isolate Pitt River linkage group LG10, Oner_Uvic_2.0, whole genome shotgun sequence DNA region contains:
- the LOC115121840 gene encoding sprouty-related, EVH1 domain-containing protein 2-like isoform X1, which translates to MIEETHPSDDSYIVCVKAVVMVRDDSSGGWLVQDGGALSRVGVCRVLPPELGLGLAPLGRSHFLIHGERLRDKQVRDKQVILECALRKNLVYTKATPTFHHWMVEDRRCGLTFQRPADARAFDRGVRKAMEDMAEGSTTSSSTLQNEAELGDDDVFTNATDSSSNSSSERLEPCLQPLDSSPADSSHLHNNCILGNDLYEPYRLSDHYFLDLPLPRIPRHVTFQDDEEIVRINPRERSWELPSESSSRSELHMDQLERSWLTGYEDYRHATVRHKYIRPPDDSESYVHFAKSEPHKHHYSYPLVSTPVDSSDPKPTFRPLPKRHHYSGLGSQHRRPGDEGFGGGVVSTQPQPLLPGSSDGQDKKSEEGGVGERLQCQYCGETFYGGNNRRGRCQDAPDPIRVCVRRVSCMWLADTLLYHCMSDPEGDYSDPCSCEGGGEGRLGTRWAALLGLSLVAPCLCLYPPLHACHRAGVACGSCGGRHEASMT; encoded by the exons cgACAGCTACATCGTGTGTGTAAAAGCCGTGGTGATGGTGAGGGATGATTCCAGTGGGGGCTGGTTGGTCCAGGACGGGGGGGCTCTGAGTAGAGTGGGAGTCTGCAGGGTCCTGCCCCCCGAGCTGGGGCTGGGACTCGCCCCCCTGGGTCGCTCCCACTTCCTCATCCATGGAGAACGTCTACGGGACAAACAGGTGAGGGACAAACAG GTGATCCTGGAGTGTGCTCTGAGGAAGAACCTTGTGTACACCAAGGCCACGCCCACCTTCCACCATTGGATggtggaggacaggaggtgtggCCTGACGTTCCAGAGGCCTGCTGATGCTCGGGCCTTCGACAGGGGCGTACGGAAAGCCATGGAGGACATGGCAGAAG GCTCCACGACGTCCTCCTCAACACTCCAGAATGAGGCAGAACTGGGCGACGATGACgtgttcacc AATGCCACAGACAGCTCGTCTAACTCCTCCTCCGAGAGACTGGAGCCCTGTCTGCAGCCACTGGACTCCTCCCCCGCTGACTCATCCCACTTACACAACAACTGCATCCTGGGAAACGACCTCTACGAACCCTATAGGTTGTCAGACCACTACTTCCTAGATCTG CCTCTGCCCCGCATCCCTCGCCACGTCACCTTCCAGGACGACGAGGAGATCGTCAGGATCAACCCTCGGGAACGTTCCTGGGAGCTCCCCTCGGAATCCTCCTCCCGCTCGGAACTCCACATGGACCAACTAGAACGCTCCTGGCTCACGGGCTATGAGGACTACCGCCACGCCACCGTGCGCCACAAATACATCCGCCCGCCAGACGACTCTGAGTCCTATGTCCACTTCGCTAAGAGCGAGCCCCACAAACACCACTATAGTTATCCCCTGGTATCCACACCGGTAGATTCCTCCGACCCCAAACCTACCTTCAGACCTTTACCCAAGAGGCACCACTACTCCGGCTTGGGTTCGCAGCACCGCCGTCCAGGGGATGAGGGCTTCGGTGGGGGCGTGGTCTctacccagccccagcccctcCTCCCTGGCTCGTCTGATGGACAGGACAAGAAGTCTGAGGAGGGCGGGGTTGGCGAGCGCCTGCAGTGCCAATACTGCGGCGAAACGTTCTACGGCGGTAACAACCGCCGGGGGCGCTGCCAGGACGCGCCGGACCCGATCAGGGTGTGCGTCCGGAGGGTCAGCTGCATGTGGCTGGCCGACACACTGCTGTACCACTGCATGTCTGACCCGGAGGGGGACTACTCAGACCCCTGCTCCTGTGAGGGGGGTGGCGAGGGGAGGCTGGGCACGCGCTGGGCAGCTCTGCTGGGGTTGTCCCTAGTGGCgccgtgtctctgtctgtacccgCCCCTTCACGCCTGCCACCGGGCCGGGGTGGCATGTGGGAGCTGCGGGGGCAGGCATGAAGCCTCAATGACATAA
- the LOC115121840 gene encoding sprouty-related, EVH1 domain-containing protein 2-like isoform X2, which translates to MIEETHPSDDSYIVCVKAVVMVRDDSSGGWLVQDGGALSRVGVCRVLPPELGLGLAPLGRSHFLIHGERLRDKQVILECALRKNLVYTKATPTFHHWMVEDRRCGLTFQRPADARAFDRGVRKAMEDMAEGSTTSSSTLQNEAELGDDDVFTNATDSSSNSSSERLEPCLQPLDSSPADSSHLHNNCILGNDLYEPYRLSDHYFLDLPLPRIPRHVTFQDDEEIVRINPRERSWELPSESSSRSELHMDQLERSWLTGYEDYRHATVRHKYIRPPDDSESYVHFAKSEPHKHHYSYPLVSTPVDSSDPKPTFRPLPKRHHYSGLGSQHRRPGDEGFGGGVVSTQPQPLLPGSSDGQDKKSEEGGVGERLQCQYCGETFYGGNNRRGRCQDAPDPIRVCVRRVSCMWLADTLLYHCMSDPEGDYSDPCSCEGGGEGRLGTRWAALLGLSLVAPCLCLYPPLHACHRAGVACGSCGGRHEASMT; encoded by the exons cgACAGCTACATCGTGTGTGTAAAAGCCGTGGTGATGGTGAGGGATGATTCCAGTGGGGGCTGGTTGGTCCAGGACGGGGGGGCTCTGAGTAGAGTGGGAGTCTGCAGGGTCCTGCCCCCCGAGCTGGGGCTGGGACTCGCCCCCCTGGGTCGCTCCCACTTCCTCATCCATGGAGAACGTCTACGGGACAAACAG GTGATCCTGGAGTGTGCTCTGAGGAAGAACCTTGTGTACACCAAGGCCACGCCCACCTTCCACCATTGGATggtggaggacaggaggtgtggCCTGACGTTCCAGAGGCCTGCTGATGCTCGGGCCTTCGACAGGGGCGTACGGAAAGCCATGGAGGACATGGCAGAAG GCTCCACGACGTCCTCCTCAACACTCCAGAATGAGGCAGAACTGGGCGACGATGACgtgttcacc AATGCCACAGACAGCTCGTCTAACTCCTCCTCCGAGAGACTGGAGCCCTGTCTGCAGCCACTGGACTCCTCCCCCGCTGACTCATCCCACTTACACAACAACTGCATCCTGGGAAACGACCTCTACGAACCCTATAGGTTGTCAGACCACTACTTCCTAGATCTG CCTCTGCCCCGCATCCCTCGCCACGTCACCTTCCAGGACGACGAGGAGATCGTCAGGATCAACCCTCGGGAACGTTCCTGGGAGCTCCCCTCGGAATCCTCCTCCCGCTCGGAACTCCACATGGACCAACTAGAACGCTCCTGGCTCACGGGCTATGAGGACTACCGCCACGCCACCGTGCGCCACAAATACATCCGCCCGCCAGACGACTCTGAGTCCTATGTCCACTTCGCTAAGAGCGAGCCCCACAAACACCACTATAGTTATCCCCTGGTATCCACACCGGTAGATTCCTCCGACCCCAAACCTACCTTCAGACCTTTACCCAAGAGGCACCACTACTCCGGCTTGGGTTCGCAGCACCGCCGTCCAGGGGATGAGGGCTTCGGTGGGGGCGTGGTCTctacccagccccagcccctcCTCCCTGGCTCGTCTGATGGACAGGACAAGAAGTCTGAGGAGGGCGGGGTTGGCGAGCGCCTGCAGTGCCAATACTGCGGCGAAACGTTCTACGGCGGTAACAACCGCCGGGGGCGCTGCCAGGACGCGCCGGACCCGATCAGGGTGTGCGTCCGGAGGGTCAGCTGCATGTGGCTGGCCGACACACTGCTGTACCACTGCATGTCTGACCCGGAGGGGGACTACTCAGACCCCTGCTCCTGTGAGGGGGGTGGCGAGGGGAGGCTGGGCACGCGCTGGGCAGCTCTGCTGGGGTTGTCCCTAGTGGCgccgtgtctctgtctgtacccgCCCCTTCACGCCTGCCACCGGGCCGGGGTGGCATGTGGGAGCTGCGGGGGCAGGCATGAAGCCTCAATGACATAA